A single genomic interval of Astyanax mexicanus isolate ESR-SI-001 chromosome 4, AstMex3_surface, whole genome shotgun sequence harbors:
- the elovl1a gene encoding elongation of very long chain fatty acids protein 1a — MGEVLTNIMKLYDFLLKRTDPRVRDYPLMQSPVQMTLILLGYVFWVLYAGPRFMANRKPYNLSTVMVVYNFCMVLFNAYIVYEFLMSGWGTTYTWRCDLCDPSNSPQALRMVRAAYMFYFSKYIELLDTVFFILRKKHSQVTFLHIFHHSFMPWSWWWGITLTPAGGMGSFHAMVNAMVHVIMYTYYGLSAAGPRFQKFLWWKKYMTAIQLTQFIVVSVHISQYYFMEKCDYQVPLFIHLIWMYGMFFFVLFSNFWIQAYSNGKRLPASNEEKPKQNGCTNGEAVPVANGKHLENGTAHHSNGFANGKVKEV, encoded by the exons ATCCTCGCGTGAGGGATTACCCGTTAATGCAGAGTCCGGTTCAGATGACTCTGATTCTGCTGGGCTACGTGTTCTGGGTTCTGTACGCCGGGCCGAGGTTTATGGCCAACCGCAAACCCTACAACCTCAGCACAGTTATGGTGGTTTATAACTTCTGCATGGTGCTCTTCAACGCTTACATCGTTTACGAG TTTCTGATGTCGGGTTGGGGAACGACGTATACGTGGAGATGTGACCTGTGCGACCCATCCAACAGCCCACAGGCCCTCAGA ATGGTTCGAGCGGCCTACATGTTCTACTTCTCAAAATATATCGAACTTCTGGACACT GTGTTTTTCATTTTGAGGAAGAAGCACAGCCAGGTGACGTTCCTGCACATCTTCCACCACTCCTTCATGCCCTGGTCCTGGTGGTGGGGCATCACTCTCACTCCTG CTGGTGGAATGGGATCCTTCCACGCGATGGTGAACGCCATGGTTCACGTCATTATGTACACTTACTACGGCCTGTCTGCAGCCGGCCCACGCTTCCAGAAGTTTCTGTGGTGGAAGAAATACATGACTGCAATTCAGCTG ACCCAGTTCATCGTGGTGTCCGTCCACATCTCCCAGTATTACTTCATGGAGAAGTGCGACTACCAGGTTCCCCTCTTCATCCACCTGATCTGGATGTACGGCATGTTCTTCTTCGTGCTCTTCTCCAACTTCTGGATCCAGGCCTACAGCAACGGCAAGAGGCTCCCGGCCTCCAACGAGGAGAAACCCAAGCAGAACGGCTGCACCAACGGCGAGGCGGTTCCGGTGGCCAACGGCAAGCACTTGGAGAACGGCACCGCCCACCACAGCAACGGCTTCGCCAACGGGAAGGTGAAGGAGGTCTGA